The following proteins are encoded in a genomic region of Reichenbachiella sp.:
- a CDS encoding MFS transporter, which yields MNKGQLNARIILFSLWLLMFAASSQFFIMSPILSQIGEQLDISESLRGTLITAYAITLGIVALITGPISDRVGRRKILLIGAGAMAISLLLHQFAFDYWSMLGFRILSGFAGGILTGSCVAYIGDYFPCEKRGWANGVVATGSAAGQILGIPAGTILAGEIGFFAPFQFFGFVMVFAFFLILFKVPQPKVDSSNCPLNLKHSIKKYWEILHTPSVKTIAMGYLLMFLSISSFIVYFPTWLENSFRANSYDIATLFLIGGLATVFTGPISGMISDKTGRKQIIIFANLLLVIIMPLCVFFLNMNYEMYFVVFFVIMLLIVARMVPFQALASEVIQDNQRGRMMSMTISIGQLGMALGSAVAGFIYTDIGFIGNATLASLASFLMAFLIQKYIPEEGLAVQKSNS from the coding sequence ATGAATAAAGGTCAACTCAACGCTCGAATCATTCTGTTCTCGCTGTGGTTATTGATGTTTGCGGCCAGCAGCCAATTCTTCATCATGTCTCCTATTCTTTCGCAGATAGGGGAGCAATTGGACATTTCCGAATCACTAAGAGGAACATTGATTACGGCCTACGCCATCACATTAGGCATTGTAGCACTTATTACTGGGCCTATCTCAGACCGCGTGGGTCGCCGAAAGATTTTATTGATTGGTGCAGGCGCTATGGCCATATCACTGCTTCTCCATCAATTTGCTTTTGATTATTGGTCCATGTTAGGCTTTAGAATATTATCTGGTTTCGCTGGAGGGATTCTCACCGGTTCATGTGTGGCGTATATCGGAGATTATTTTCCATGTGAGAAGCGTGGCTGGGCCAATGGGGTTGTAGCCACGGGCAGTGCAGCAGGACAGATTCTTGGCATTCCTGCAGGCACCATTTTGGCCGGAGAGATTGGATTTTTTGCACCCTTTCAGTTTTTCGGATTTGTGATGGTTTTTGCTTTCTTTTTGATCCTATTCAAAGTTCCACAGCCAAAAGTAGATAGCTCTAATTGTCCATTAAACCTCAAACACTCCATCAAAAAATATTGGGAAATTCTGCATACCCCATCAGTAAAAACTATTGCTATGGGATATCTATTGATGTTTCTGAGCATTTCTTCTTTCATTGTATATTTTCCTACTTGGTTAGAAAATTCGTTTCGTGCGAACAGTTACGATATTGCTACTTTGTTTTTGATTGGTGGGTTGGCCACAGTTTTTACCGGTCCTATTTCAGGTATGATTTCGGATAAAACAGGGAGAAAACAAATCATTATTTTCGCCAATCTGCTTCTTGTAATTATCATGCCACTTTGTGTGTTTTTTCTTAATATGAATTACGAAATGTACTTCGTAGTTTTCTTTGTCATTATGCTCTTGATTGTGGCTCGAATGGTACCTTTTCAGGCCTTAGCCTCCGAAGTCATACAAGACAATCAACGTGGACGTATGATGAGCATGACCATTTCCATTGGCCAATTGGGTATGGCGCTTGGTTCTGCCGTAGCTGGATTTATCTATACAGATATAGGATTTATTGGCAATGCAACTTTGGCCTCCTTGGCTTCATTCCTTATGGCATTTTTGATTCAGAAATACATTCCTGAGGAGGGATTGGCTGTTCAAAAGTCCAACAGCTAA
- a CDS encoding FkbM family methyltransferase, giving the protein MRAFLRRAFHHQLYGNGYSRARFSLLGIFIQECKVIFTQFFSWRFPIFSLYRLVVIFISSIVRLLLGRSLKYSFGFSGEDRILEGIYKPVIDRPGYYVDVGCNHPVFLSNTYGLYRKGWRGLCIDANEDLIKKHRKYRPKDLAICALVSNEEKEREFYKVSNDGLSTTEKGNLAEQEIQRLGYQTETHHSKTLTSILRDAGAPEHIDILSIDVEEHDFQVLQSLDFNAFKPKVIVIEDETFDVYDARDHRIVDFLIARGYDLEGYVLKNLYFSLKKSI; this is encoded by the coding sequence ATGAGAGCCTTCCTCCGAAGGGCCTTCCATCACCAGCTATATGGCAATGGCTATTCAAGAGCCAGGTTTAGCCTTTTGGGTATTTTTATTCAAGAATGCAAGGTGATTTTCACGCAGTTTTTTTCGTGGAGGTTTCCAATATTTAGTCTTTATAGACTCGTTGTCATTTTTATATCCTCGATTGTAAGATTGCTGCTAGGTCGAAGTTTGAAATATAGTTTTGGATTTAGTGGTGAAGATAGAATATTGGAAGGTATTTATAAACCTGTCATCGATCGACCAGGTTATTATGTAGATGTGGGATGTAATCATCCAGTCTTTTTGTCTAATACATATGGCCTTTATCGAAAAGGTTGGCGAGGCCTTTGTATAGATGCTAATGAAGATCTTATTAAAAAGCATAGGAAATACCGGCCAAAAGATCTCGCCATTTGTGCCTTGGTATCCAATGAGGAAAAGGAACGAGAATTTTACAAAGTATCAAATGATGGTTTGTCTACAACAGAAAAAGGGAATCTAGCTGAACAAGAAATTCAGCGATTGGGTTATCAAACCGAAACCCATCATTCCAAAACATTGACCTCAATTTTGCGTGATGCTGGTGCTCCTGAACATATTGACATTCTTTCAATAGATGTGGAAGAACATGACTTTCAAGTACTTCAGTCATTAGATTTTAATGCCTTTAAACCAAAGGTAATTGTGATTGAAGATGAGACATTCGATGTTTATGATGCGAGAGATCATCGGATTGTGGATTTTCTGATTGCCAGAGGGTATGATCTGGAAGGCTATGTACTTAAAAATCTGTACTTCAGTCTTAAGAAGTCTATTTAG
- a CDS encoding aldehyde dehydrogenase — MQKIENYINGELVAPVSQSYIDNINPSKGQVYSLIPDSDTEDVELAVKAAKAAFPSWSTCGIETRANLLNKIADLIDQNLDALAKAESIDNGKPLSLAKSVDIPRASSNFRFYASGIQHFAAESHFMEGTAINYTKRSAVGVAGCISPWNLPLYLFSWKIAPALAAGNTVVAKPTEVTPMTAYLLSKLCMQAGLPKGVLNIVHGYGHKAGQAIVEHKDVPLISFTGGTETGKKLATTAAPMFKKLSLELGGKNPNIIFADCDFDDMLKTTIRSSFANQGQICLCGSRIFVERPIYEKFKNAFVEKVQKMKVGDPLSDQTRMGAVVSEDHMNKVLGYIKLAEEEGGKVLAGGERVILDGDCAGGYFIAPTIIEGLSHDCRTNQEEIFGPVVTIMPFDSEEEVLMMANSTPYGLAATVWTQNLKRAHRVSHQIKSGIIWVNCWLLRDLRTPFGGMKQSGVGREGGFEALRFFTEPQNVCIKL; from the coding sequence ATGCAAAAAATTGAGAATTATATCAATGGAGAATTAGTAGCTCCGGTTTCCCAATCTTACATTGACAATATCAATCCATCCAAAGGGCAGGTATATTCCTTAATTCCAGATAGCGATACAGAAGATGTCGAACTAGCTGTTAAAGCAGCAAAGGCAGCCTTTCCTTCCTGGTCTACTTGCGGAATCGAAACTCGAGCAAATCTATTAAATAAGATTGCAGATTTGATAGATCAAAACCTTGATGCTTTGGCTAAAGCAGAGTCCATTGATAATGGTAAGCCTTTGAGTTTAGCAAAAAGTGTAGATATACCTCGTGCCTCGTCCAATTTCAGGTTCTATGCCAGTGGCATTCAGCATTTTGCTGCCGAGTCTCATTTTATGGAAGGCACGGCTATCAACTACACCAAACGATCTGCAGTAGGTGTGGCAGGCTGTATTTCTCCATGGAATCTGCCTTTGTATTTATTTAGTTGGAAGATTGCTCCCGCCTTGGCGGCTGGCAACACGGTGGTAGCCAAACCGACTGAAGTGACACCCATGACGGCATATTTACTCTCGAAGCTTTGCATGCAGGCTGGTTTGCCGAAAGGAGTTTTGAATATCGTACATGGTTATGGCCATAAGGCCGGTCAAGCCATAGTGGAACATAAGGATGTGCCTTTGATCTCATTTACAGGAGGAACAGAAACCGGGAAAAAACTGGCCACCACCGCAGCGCCAATGTTCAAAAAATTGTCTCTTGAATTGGGTGGTAAAAACCCCAATATCATTTTTGCTGATTGTGATTTTGATGACATGTTGAAAACAACAATTCGTTCATCATTCGCTAATCAAGGTCAAATTTGTTTGTGTGGATCGCGAATTTTTGTTGAAAGACCTATTTATGAAAAGTTCAAAAATGCCTTTGTAGAAAAGGTACAAAAAATGAAGGTGGGAGACCCCCTGAGCGATCAGACACGAATGGGAGCTGTGGTTTCAGAAGACCACATGAACAAAGTATTAGGGTATATTAAATTGGCTGAAGAAGAAGGTGGGAAGGTTTTGGCAGGCGGCGAGCGGGTGATTTTGGATGGAGATTGTGCTGGCGGATATTTTATAGCTCCCACTATCATCGAAGGATTAAGCCATGATTGCCGAACGAATCAGGAAGAAATTTTCGGCCCCGTAGTTACTATAATGCCTTTCGATTCCGAAGAAGAGGTTTTGATGATGGCAAATTCAACTCCCTACGGTTTGGCAGCTACCGTTTGGACTCAGAATTTGAAACGGGCCCATCGAGTATCACATCAGATCAAGAGTGGTATCATTTGGGTCAACTGTTGGTTGTTGAGGGATTTGCGAACTCCTTTCGGTGGTATGAAGCAATCAGGTGTGGGAAGAGAAGGAGGCTTCGAAGCCCTTCGGTTTTTCACTGAGCCACAAAATGTATGTATAAAATTATGA
- a CDS encoding SDR family oxidoreductase — protein MNLNLEGKSAIVCGSTQGIGKAIAEELALMGASVTLIARNKSKLQEVKEGLPIEHKQVHQYIQADFSDPIGLKSKIAEYLKENSSPEILVNNTGGPAGGQIIDEPYAKFMDTMTAHLECNHLLVQALVPGMKEKGYGRIINIISTSVYVPIPGLGVSNTVRGAVASWAKTLSLELGQFGITVNNVLPGFTDTVRLEGIVQAKVKKTGKTEEEVIAAMKMETPARRFGQAEETAAAAAFLASPSAGYINGVSVPVDGGRTGCI, from the coding sequence ATGAATCTAAATTTAGAAGGAAAGTCGGCTATCGTTTGTGGTAGTACGCAAGGAATTGGAAAGGCTATTGCTGAAGAATTAGCCCTAATGGGTGCTAGCGTGACCCTGATTGCTCGAAACAAGTCTAAACTCCAAGAAGTAAAAGAAGGATTACCGATAGAACATAAGCAAGTCCATCAATACATTCAAGCAGATTTTAGTGATCCCATCGGGCTCAAAAGTAAAATTGCTGAGTATCTAAAAGAGAACTCTTCTCCAGAAATTTTGGTGAATAACACAGGAGGGCCTGCTGGTGGACAAATTATAGATGAGCCCTATGCTAAATTTATGGATACCATGACGGCTCATCTGGAATGTAATCATTTGCTCGTTCAAGCTCTAGTGCCTGGAATGAAAGAGAAGGGATATGGAAGAATTATCAATATTATTTCTACTTCTGTGTATGTACCCATACCTGGTCTTGGCGTATCCAATACAGTACGAGGAGCTGTAGCGAGTTGGGCTAAAACACTTTCATTGGAGTTGGGGCAGTTTGGAATTACGGTCAATAATGTATTGCCGGGCTTTACTGATACCGTACGACTAGAAGGAATTGTTCAGGCCAAAGTTAAAAAGACTGGAAAAACAGAGGAGGAAGTGATCGCAGCTATGAAGATGGAAACACCTGCTCGAAGATTTGGTCAAGCTGAAGAAACAGCTGCTGCTGCGGCATTTTTAGCTTCGCCTTCTGCAGGCTACATCAATGGTGTGAGTGTACCAGTGGATGGCGGCAGAACCGGCTGTATCTAA
- a CDS encoding AraC family transcriptional regulator: MELIEEENLLYKAGDTGIFLGKVEENAFHQHYALQLTIGIDEPFEIETEDGTVQSKSLVIHPQVSHRLDSKGQTVLIILLNPASTLGHFLAKHMTSEPIAEFEEEWIGYLRMFVQDLFKKEINEKTFLSACINSMAEFNSRCLAAKHQIDKRVLASLQYLDRHTREVISLKEISEEMCLSESRFQHLFKEQTGVSFSRMQLWKRLLASFDQIKSTKTLTELAHQSGFSDSSHYSKTFKESFGFPPSEVLANTHLVMD, encoded by the coding sequence TTGGAACTGATTGAAGAAGAAAATCTCTTATACAAAGCGGGCGATACAGGTATATTTTTAGGAAAAGTGGAGGAAAATGCCTTCCATCAGCACTATGCACTTCAGTTGACGATTGGTATTGATGAGCCATTTGAAATCGAGACTGAAGATGGAACTGTACAATCCAAGTCACTCGTTATACATCCTCAAGTATCTCATAGGTTAGACAGCAAAGGTCAAACGGTTTTAATTATCTTATTGAATCCGGCAAGTACCTTGGGCCACTTTCTAGCTAAGCACATGACTTCGGAGCCCATAGCAGAGTTTGAAGAAGAATGGATTGGCTATTTGCGAATGTTCGTTCAGGATTTGTTCAAAAAAGAAATTAATGAAAAAACCTTTTTGAGTGCCTGCATCAATTCCATGGCTGAATTCAATAGTAGATGCCTTGCGGCGAAACATCAGATTGATAAGAGAGTCTTGGCTTCTTTGCAGTACTTAGATAGACATACCAGAGAAGTGATTTCTCTTAAAGAGATTTCGGAAGAAATGTGTCTATCGGAAAGTCGATTTCAGCATTTGTTTAAGGAGCAAACGGGAGTTTCCTTTAGCAGAATGCAATTGTGGAAAAGACTTTTGGCTTCATTTGATCAAATAAAATCCACCAAAACGCTGACTGAACTGGCGCATCAATCTGGGTTTTCTGACAGTTCCCATTACAGCAAAACTTTCAAGGAGTCTTTTGGTTTTCCACCTTCTGAGGTGTTGGCCAACACTCATCTGGTGATGGATTGA
- a CDS encoding GNAT family N-acetyltransferase, whose amino-acid sequence MKNNVTQIETPHLILRIFQPQDAELLKSRLDDNLKIMMPWIPWAKNEPETVEEKRDRIRSWIGDFYSNREYSYGVFEKATGDFVGSSNLFGRRGKGTTEIGYWIDHLKAGKGYATEVSYALTKLSFEQMNIEKVLLYIDTRNKASQRIPEKLNFTHEYTYRELPKDEHGERLKFQVWVMFVEEFKKVDKFEAVEFKLN is encoded by the coding sequence ATGAAAAACAATGTAACCCAAATAGAAACCCCTCACTTGATACTTAGAATCTTTCAGCCGCAGGATGCTGAATTGTTAAAATCAAGATTAGATGACAACCTGAAAATTATGATGCCTTGGATTCCATGGGCAAAGAATGAACCTGAGACTGTGGAAGAGAAGCGAGACCGAATCCGCAGCTGGATCGGAGATTTTTACTCCAATCGTGAATACAGCTATGGGGTGTTTGAGAAAGCAACAGGCGATTTTGTGGGGAGTAGCAATCTTTTTGGCCGTAGAGGCAAAGGCACAACTGAAATTGGATATTGGATAGATCATCTTAAGGCGGGGAAGGGATACGCCACTGAAGTGAGCTATGCGCTTACCAAGTTGTCATTTGAGCAAATGAATATAGAGAAGGTATTGCTCTACATTGACACACGAAATAAAGCCAGTCAACGAATTCCTGAAAAACTCAACTTTACCCATGAATACACCTACAGGGAGCTGCCCAAAGATGAGCATGGCGAAAGATTAAAATTTCAAGTTTGGGTGATGTTTGTTGAAGAATTCAAAAAAGTGGATAAATTCGAGGCTGTCGAATTTAAACTGAATTGA
- a CDS encoding DUF1987 domain-containing protein: protein MERKKKSPHVTTLLFKKQISQHAKLKIYPSKITPYVLIDPTQEVCLIKGKSSPEDTVKFYNLIFHGLKNYILTGKNKLAVHISLAYFNSSTAKCLFDLMKVLRQLQSYGLTVTISWYHDEDDEDMLEAGEDYQSISKIPFNFVELQAITPSLLNNLHD from the coding sequence ATGGAAAGGAAAAAGAAAAGTCCTCATGTGACGACTTTGCTCTTCAAAAAACAAATCTCTCAACATGCTAAACTTAAAATATACCCTTCAAAAATCACTCCCTACGTCCTCATTGACCCAACGCAGGAGGTTTGCCTGATTAAAGGCAAATCAAGTCCTGAAGACACTGTAAAATTCTATAACCTAATCTTTCATGGTCTGAAAAATTATATACTCACAGGTAAAAACAAACTGGCCGTTCATATCAGTCTCGCTTACTTCAATAGTAGTACGGCCAAATGCTTATTTGATCTGATGAAGGTTCTTAGACAGTTGCAATCCTATGGACTGACGGTAACCATATCCTGGTATCATGATGAAGACGATGAAGACATGCTAGAGGCCGGGGAGGATTATCAATCCATCTCCAAAATACCGTTCAATTTTGTTGAACTTCAGGCGATTACGCCAAGCTTACTAAATAATCTCCATGATTAA
- a CDS encoding Ig-like domain-containing protein — protein MSKLKFIIGSLMISSLFVGCTEDEKVDITGISFNGDTIIAIEGVSYDVSEELNISGGDADQANIVFSSGDANVVSVDGTTLTAEAVGTTTLTATETNTDLTATVNVEVIAKVVAVTGITLDKETEDLKVGETLQLAATIAPADATEQGVTWTVAFPSESKTKEDVPTDIATVSDAGLVTAIAAGDVVVTATSKDGGFAASATLSITNVDITSLEIVLADEATYAIAEGNDGFTPVLSIEPANATIKTVTWSLEYTPVLARTSGEVTADYYATVDTETGVVTGKNECTDCGLELVATATEGGKQAKVRLDIDYIEVTGLQLEQASYFTITAGETEQMVFTVVPKNANDQNPNVSWSLETQDSGECVEVRTQIAVAPDYSDYATVDENGLITAVKNYSNPCSNLAIVAQIEGVEGTTSAQFDVENVVATSVTIDQGDNAIDVGLGETYSLSATVLPENTTNPAISWYNFDPRAARITNVALACSQTTVDQETGVVTASGCEGSRTIYAYNSDSGKIDSIVINAVCNDLCD, from the coding sequence ATGAGCAAATTAAAATTCATCATCGGTTCACTGATGATTTCCAGCCTCTTCGTCGGCTGTACAGAAGACGAAAAAGTAGATATCACTGGTATCAGTTTCAATGGCGATACCATTATCGCAATAGAAGGCGTTTCTTACGACGTATCAGAAGAATTAAACATCTCTGGTGGAGATGCCGATCAAGCCAATATCGTATTTTCTTCGGGTGATGCCAATGTAGTAAGTGTGGATGGTACTACACTGACAGCAGAAGCTGTTGGAACCACAACCTTAACTGCAACTGAAACCAACACCGATTTAACAGCTACAGTAAATGTAGAAGTAATCGCAAAAGTCGTTGCGGTCACTGGTATTACATTAGACAAGGAAACAGAGGATCTCAAGGTTGGAGAAACCCTACAACTTGCAGCCACTATAGCTCCAGCTGATGCTACTGAGCAGGGAGTAACTTGGACTGTTGCCTTCCCTTCAGAATCTAAAACAAAAGAAGACGTTCCAACGGATATCGCCACTGTTAGTGATGCCGGTTTGGTAACTGCCATAGCGGCAGGTGACGTAGTAGTAACTGCTACATCAAAAGATGGCGGTTTTGCTGCTAGCGCTACCCTTTCGATTACTAATGTAGATATTACCAGCCTTGAAATTGTCCTAGCAGATGAAGCCACCTACGCAATAGCCGAAGGAAATGATGGTTTCACTCCTGTTTTGTCTATCGAACCAGCTAATGCTACGATTAAAACAGTCACCTGGTCTTTGGAATATACACCAGTACTGGCTAGAACTAGCGGAGAAGTAACGGCAGATTACTATGCTACTGTAGATACTGAAACTGGAGTTGTGACAGGCAAAAACGAATGTACCGACTGTGGTTTGGAGTTGGTTGCAACAGCCACTGAAGGAGGAAAACAAGCTAAAGTTCGATTGGATATTGATTACATAGAAGTAACCGGCCTTCAATTAGAGCAAGCCAGCTATTTCACAATTACAGCAGGTGAAACAGAGCAAATGGTTTTTACAGTCGTCCCTAAAAATGCTAATGATCAAAATCCAAATGTTTCTTGGTCACTTGAGACTCAAGATAGTGGAGAGTGTGTGGAAGTGAGGACACAGATTGCAGTTGCACCAGATTATTCAGATTATGCTACAGTTGATGAAAATGGCTTAATTACAGCTGTTAAAAATTACTCAAACCCATGTAGCAATCTGGCTATTGTTGCTCAAATTGAAGGCGTGGAAGGTACTACCTCTGCTCAGTTTGATGTAGAAAATGTGGTAGCGACAAGTGTCACTATAGATCAAGGAGACAATGCGATTGATGTAGGATTAGGTGAGACCTATTCACTATCTGCAACTGTACTTCCAGAAAACACAACCAACCCTGCAATCAGTTGGTATAATTTTGACCCTAGGGCTGCCCGGATTACCAATGTAGCTTTGGCATGTAGTCAAACAACAGTAGATCAAGAAACCGGTGTCGTAACTGCTTCTGGTTGTGAAGGAAGCAGAACAATATATGCCTATAATTCAGACTCAGGAAAAATAGATAGCATCGTTATAAATGCAGTTTGTAACGATCTATGTGACTAA
- a CDS encoding YafY family protein: MNRIDRLTAIMLKLQSKRHVTIDDISDHFDISERTVFRDIKALGEAGVPIGFEKDKGYFIVEGYYIPPVMFTKEEAGAILLAGKLLERQGDRSLVDQFEQALTKVRAVLKNTQKDYVQELEKYIEVVSPTIPVEQAFPDLFLNDIKNALINHQVLSFEYYANYSDTYSSREVEPLGICHYANHWHLIAYCRMRNGVRDFRTDRISKLHVLDQHFDPSLRDDFKDHIFVRQMPQDVSEVKVLFDKKVARIIGDQRYYYGFIDENKTVEGIEMTFMVGECEYFARWLLMFTDSARILNSEKMEQQMQELIAQLEKHYQAQLMP; this comes from the coding sequence ATGAACAGAATCGATCGTCTCACCGCCATTATGCTCAAATTGCAGAGCAAACGACATGTAACGATAGATGATATCTCAGATCATTTTGACATTAGTGAAAGGACGGTATTTCGTGATATCAAAGCACTGGGCGAAGCAGGAGTGCCCATCGGATTCGAAAAGGATAAAGGATACTTTATCGTGGAGGGGTATTACATTCCTCCTGTTATGTTTACCAAAGAGGAAGCAGGGGCTATTCTTTTGGCGGGCAAATTGTTGGAAAGGCAAGGTGATAGGTCTCTGGTAGATCAGTTCGAACAAGCGCTTACCAAAGTCAGGGCTGTACTCAAGAATACTCAAAAGGATTATGTCCAGGAGTTGGAAAAGTATATTGAGGTCGTATCTCCAACCATTCCGGTAGAACAGGCTTTCCCAGATCTCTTCTTGAATGATATTAAGAATGCATTGATCAATCATCAGGTTTTGTCTTTTGAATATTATGCCAATTACAGCGACACTTATTCGTCCAGGGAGGTGGAGCCACTTGGCATTTGCCATTATGCCAATCACTGGCACTTGATCGCTTACTGTAGAATGAGGAATGGAGTTCGCGACTTCAGAACGGATAGAATCAGTAAGCTACATGTGCTGGATCAGCATTTTGACCCTTCGCTTAGAGACGATTTTAAGGATCATATTTTTGTGAGACAAATGCCACAGGATGTAAGTGAGGTGAAGGTGCTTTTTGATAAAAAAGTGGCGCGTATCATCGGAGATCAGCGCTACTATTATGGTTTTATCGATGAGAACAAAACGGTCGAAGGAATAGAAATGACCTTTATGGTAGGCGAGTGTGAGTATTTTGCTCGGTGGCTACTGATGTTTACCGATTCTGCCCGAATTCTTAACTCAGAAAAGATGGAACAACAGATGCAGGAGTTGATCGCTCAATTAGAAAAACACTATCAGGCCCAATTGATGCCATAA